In Gimesia benthica, a single window of DNA contains:
- a CDS encoding YkgJ family cysteine cluster protein, producing the protein MPAPSLKLPTIQNWNCHNCGGCCKQHQIEITLEEKERIDKQRWAEDDSIPGSKPVIVKMGISPTSQRYRLAHQEDGSCIFLDERGLCRIHAKFGEPAKPLACQVYPYAFHPAGNDIAVSLRFSCPSVVANLGERIDRQEPAIRKIVNQVLPKRHKAPPAPNLTAREAVGWPDTLKAVTALSRFFADPEVPVQTSLLRALGWVELIEHARFDVVQGERFTEFLELISQAVDQELPADLEIPRTPPSRLGGIQFRLLAAQYARKDTHAETARGLGRRLSLLMSALKFTRGSGNIPQLQERFQRVPFAALEEPFGALPAESQKLFSRYFRVKIQGLHFLGAAYYDIPFVEGFYHLALMFPSILWIARWIAAGEGRTELVAEDINEAMTIADHHHGYSPVFGMPHFRSRVKTLSRTGDIKKLISWYGQ; encoded by the coding sequence ATGCCTGCTCCCTCATTAAAGCTGCCCACGATCCAGAACTGGAACTGCCATAATTGTGGGGGATGTTGTAAGCAGCATCAGATTGAAATCACGTTGGAAGAAAAAGAACGGATCGACAAACAGCGCTGGGCTGAGGATGATTCGATCCCAGGGAGCAAACCGGTGATCGTAAAGATGGGGATCTCACCGACCAGCCAACGCTACCGCCTGGCACATCAGGAAGATGGCTCCTGTATCTTTCTGGATGAACGGGGCCTGTGTCGGATTCATGCTAAATTTGGCGAGCCTGCCAAGCCGCTGGCCTGCCAGGTTTATCCGTATGCCTTCCATCCTGCAGGCAATGACATTGCCGTCAGTCTGCGTTTCAGTTGTCCTTCGGTCGTTGCGAACCTGGGTGAACGCATTGACCGGCAGGAACCCGCGATTCGAAAGATTGTCAACCAGGTGTTGCCCAAGCGGCATAAAGCTCCTCCCGCACCGAATCTGACGGCACGGGAAGCGGTGGGCTGGCCGGATACACTGAAAGCAGTTACCGCGCTCAGTCGTTTCTTCGCTGATCCAGAAGTCCCTGTGCAAACCAGTCTATTGCGCGCACTGGGGTGGGTTGAGTTGATTGAACACGCGCGGTTTGACGTTGTGCAGGGAGAACGCTTCACGGAATTTCTCGAATTGATTTCCCAGGCCGTGGATCAGGAACTGCCGGCTGATCTGGAGATCCCCCGCACGCCTCCCAGCAGGTTAGGGGGAATTCAGTTTCGCCTGCTGGCAGCACAATACGCCCGCAAAGATACACATGCGGAAACAGCCAGGGGGTTAGGCAGACGGTTATCGCTGCTGATGTCCGCGTTGAAGTTTACCCGGGGCAGTGGCAACATACCTCAACTGCAGGAACGTTTTCAGCGTGTCCCTTTCGCTGCCCTGGAAGAGCCGTTTGGGGCGCTGCCTGCCGAGAGTCAGAAGTTATTCTCACGCTACTTTCGCGTCAAAATTCAGGGGCTGCATTTTCTGGGAGCAGCCTATTACGACATCCCGTTTGTGGAAGGTTTCTACCATCTGGCGCTGATGTTCCCCTCAATTCTCTGGATCGCACGCTGGATTGCCGCAGGAGAGGGGAGAACAGAACTTGTGGCGGAAGATATCAATGAGGCGATGACAATTGCCGATCACCACCATGGATATTCACCGGTTTTCGGAATGCCTCATTTTCGCAGCCGGGTGAAAACGTTATCACGCACCGGCGACATCAAGAAACTCATCAGTTGGTACGGTCAGTAG
- a CDS encoding alpha/beta hydrolase family protein: MKAVSALALVFSLLPTLACGQTDSKKSEYFNQNVADSNPLRNEQARELDAYIQKMAADQSRFRKLFQPDYSSADAFAKSAEAYRGAFCQSIGYPPPGKRPDLKASYQQIGEDSIGVYYRAMFPILPGVHSEGIFILPKSLKGKAPLIISMHGGGGSPEVALFNGGANYNDMVRGAVKRGYIVYAPQHLFRADEFPKDIRRQIDDRMRLIGTSITAVEIAKITYAIDELIKRPEVDASRIGMVGLSYGGYYALVTPAIDPRIKVAVSSCYFGVQEGRYEEEELSVPPDFRFMDRMTLFNDADLVALICPRALQIQAGATDRPSHREKGKQLAPRAKAYYEQLNLQDRFEHVIFEGGHEFNDASAWAFVEKHL, encoded by the coding sequence ATGAAAGCTGTTTCCGCCCTGGCTCTGGTCTTTAGTCTGCTGCCCACCCTGGCCTGTGGACAAACCGATTCAAAAAAGTCTGAATACTTCAATCAGAATGTGGCCGACTCGAATCCGCTCCGTAACGAACAGGCGCGGGAACTGGATGCCTATATTCAGAAGATGGCTGCCGACCAGAGTCGATTCAGGAAACTGTTTCAGCCTGACTATTCGTCGGCGGACGCGTTTGCAAAGTCCGCAGAGGCTTACCGCGGTGCGTTCTGTCAGAGTATCGGGTATCCTCCACCGGGCAAGCGTCCCGATTTAAAAGCTTCCTACCAACAGATCGGCGAGGACAGTATCGGCGTCTACTACCGGGCCATGTTCCCGATTTTGCCGGGTGTGCATTCCGAGGGGATCTTCATTCTTCCTAAATCCCTCAAAGGGAAAGCACCACTGATTATCTCCATGCACGGCGGTGGCGGATCGCCTGAAGTTGCGTTATTTAACGGTGGTGCAAACTACAATGACATGGTCCGCGGCGCGGTGAAACGAGGCTATATTGTCTATGCCCCACAGCACTTGTTCCGTGCTGACGAATTTCCCAAAGATATCCGCCGCCAGATCGATGACCGCATGCGGCTCATCGGCACCAGTATTACTGCAGTCGAGATTGCCAAGATCACCTATGCCATTGATGAACTCATTAAACGTCCCGAAGTCGATGCCAGCCGGATTGGGATGGTTGGTTTGTCCTACGGCGGCTATTACGCCCTGGTGACTCCTGCCATCGATCCACGAATTAAGGTGGCGGTCTCCAGCTGTTACTTTGGAGTTCAGGAGGGCCGTTATGAGGAAGAAGAACTTTCGGTCCCTCCCGACTTTCGCTTTATGGATCGCATGACGCTCTTCAATGATGCCGACCTGGTCGCGCTGATCTGTCCCCGTGCTTTACAGATTCAGGCAGGTGCAACCGATCGGCCCTCGCATCGCGAGAAAGGTAAGCAACTGGCGCCCCGGGCCAAAGCTTATTATGAGCAGCTCAATCTGCAGGATCGTTTCGAGCATGTCATTTTCGAAGGGGGACATGAATTTAACGATGCCTCGGCCTGGGCGTTTGTGGAAAAACATTTGTAA
- a CDS encoding DUF427 domain-containing protein, protein MPKAIWNEAVLVESNDTVMVDGDIYFPIESVNSRFLKKSTSTSTSPQKGKAFFYDVVVEDKVNRDAAWYYLNPEKEYGQLKNRIAFWKGVELTNESDISSSTDRTN, encoded by the coding sequence GTGCCTAAAGCAATCTGGAATGAGGCTGTCCTGGTCGAGTCCAACGACACCGTTATGGTGGATGGGGATATCTACTTTCCCATTGAATCGGTCAACTCCCGCTTTCTGAAGAAGAGCACTTCTACATCTACCAGCCCCCAGAAAGGCAAAGCCTTCTTTTACGATGTTGTCGTGGAGGATAAGGTGAACCGGGATGCCGCCTGGTATTATCTCAACCCCGAAAAAGAATATGGGCAGCTCAAAAACCGGATTGCGTTCTGGAAAGGAGTCGAGCTGACAAACGAATCTGATATCTCATCTTCTACTGACCGTACCAACTGA
- a CDS encoding cold-shock protein produces MAEGTIKKVTSKGFGFIDTGSGKDLFFHLSNLEGVSFEELYEGQRVSYTEGMGDKGPRAENVKPI; encoded by the coding sequence ATGGCTGAAGGTACAATCAAGAAGGTGACGTCTAAGGGTTTTGGATTTATCGACACTGGATCAGGTAAAGACCTGTTCTTCCACCTGTCCAATCTGGAAGGTGTGTCGTTCGAAGAGCTCTACGAAGGACAGCGCGTCTCCTACACCGAGGGAATGGGCGACAAAGGACCACGGGCGGAGAATGTCAAACCGATCTAG
- a CDS encoding aminotransferase class V-fold PLP-dependent enzyme, whose amino-acid sequence MVANLSAIRNDFPILQRSLPNGKPLVYLDSGASAQRPQVVIDKITEVYEQYYSNVHRGVHQLGDRVTTEMESARTCIRKFIGAEHPEEIIFTSGTTMSINLIAYSWGRHFLKEGDEIILNEMEHHANFVPWQAIAKEQGAVLKFIQLTPEGRLDLEHYQSLLTNRTRLVAVTGMSNVLGTINPITEMARLAHAAGALIFVDGAQSVPHLPVDVVESEIDFLAFSGHKIFGPSGIGVLYGRKALLENLPPFLYGGNMISEVHLDESKWARLPARFEAGTPAIAQAIALGTAIEYVNQLGFDVIEEQEHQLSQYAMERLQSVPGLEIYGPQELEQRGAIFSFNIAGAHPEDLATLLDRKGIAVRHGHHCTMPLHQLLQIPASVRASLTFYNTTEDIDALIEAIDFARQRLRLV is encoded by the coding sequence ATGGTCGCCAATCTATCAGCCATCCGAAACGACTTTCCGATCCTGCAGCGTTCCCTTCCCAACGGGAAGCCGCTGGTTTACCTGGACAGCGGTGCCTCAGCCCAGCGTCCTCAGGTCGTCATTGATAAAATTACGGAAGTCTACGAACAATATTACTCGAATGTCCACCGCGGCGTGCATCAGCTGGGCGACCGTGTGACGACCGAAATGGAATCGGCCCGCACCTGCATTCGAAAGTTCATAGGCGCTGAACATCCCGAAGAGATCATTTTCACCTCCGGCACTACGATGTCCATCAATCTCATTGCTTATTCCTGGGGCAGACATTTCCTCAAGGAAGGCGATGAGATCATCCTGAATGAAATGGAACATCACGCGAACTTCGTCCCCTGGCAGGCGATCGCCAAAGAGCAGGGGGCCGTGCTGAAGTTCATCCAACTGACTCCCGAGGGACGGCTGGATCTCGAACACTATCAAAGTCTGTTGACGAACAGAACCCGGTTGGTCGCCGTCACCGGGATGTCGAATGTTCTGGGAACGATTAATCCCATCACGGAGATGGCCCGGCTTGCCCATGCAGCGGGTGCACTCATCTTTGTTGATGGCGCCCAGAGCGTGCCTCATCTGCCTGTCGATGTTGTTGAAAGCGAGATCGACTTCCTCGCATTCTCAGGACACAAGATTTTTGGCCCTTCGGGCATCGGTGTGCTCTATGGTCGCAAGGCACTGCTGGAAAACCTGCCGCCGTTCCTGTATGGCGGTAATATGATTTCCGAAGTGCATCTGGACGAATCAAAGTGGGCTCGTCTACCGGCCCGCTTCGAAGCAGGCACACCTGCGATCGCCCAGGCAATCGCGCTGGGGACCGCGATCGAGTATGTCAATCAGCTCGGCTTTGATGTGATCGAAGAACAGGAGCATCAGCTCAGCCAGTACGCCATGGAACGACTGCAGTCCGTGCCCGGCCTGGAAATTTATGGCCCACAGGAACTGGAACAACGTGGCGCGATTTTCAGCTTTAATATCGCAGGTGCGCATCCTGAAGATTTGGCAACGCTGCTGGACCGCAAGGGGATTGCGGTGCGTCACGGACACCACTGCACCATGCCACTGCATCAGTTACTGCAGATCCCCGCCAGTGTGCGTGCGAGCCTGACCTTCTATAACACAACCGAAGACATTGATGCATTGATTGAGGCCATCGATTTTGCCCGTCAGCGTCTGCGGCTGGTTTGA